A region of Pseudarthrobacter sp. NIBRBAC000502770 DNA encodes the following proteins:
- a CDS encoding mannose-1-phosphate guanylyltransferase produces MSTDKVTSPASPIDRFIAVIPAGGVGTRLWPLSRAAAPKFLHDLTGSGSTLLRATYDRLHPLAGDRMLVVTGQAHRAAVCRQLPEVRDSDLVLESEPKDSGAAIGLAAAILHERDPDTIMGSFAADQVISPDDLFQQAVREAIHTAATGKIVTIGIKPTHPSTGFGYIRSGKALHIDGAPSAHDVVEFVEKPDEIVAQQYVDSGDYVWNAGMFVAPVSLMLKHLEANQPELFQGLQEIARAWDTPQRDEVTARIWPTLPKIAIDYAVAEPAAEAGDVAVVPGTFRWDDVGDFASVGRLNSAKEVDDVTVLGEGARVFTENSSGVVVTDTKRVIALIGIQDVVIVDTPDALLVTTMANSQRVKAAVDALKASGDTDVL; encoded by the coding sequence ATGAGTACAGACAAAGTGACAAGCCCGGCTTCACCCATTGACCGCTTCATTGCGGTGATTCCGGCAGGCGGAGTGGGGACCCGCCTCTGGCCCCTGTCACGAGCAGCAGCTCCCAAGTTCCTTCACGATCTCACAGGATCGGGCAGCACCTTGCTGCGCGCCACCTACGACCGGTTGCACCCCCTCGCGGGCGACCGGATGCTGGTGGTGACAGGGCAGGCCCACCGCGCAGCAGTGTGCCGCCAGCTCCCTGAGGTCCGCGACTCGGACCTGGTCCTGGAATCGGAACCCAAGGACTCGGGTGCGGCGATCGGCCTCGCGGCCGCAATCCTGCACGAACGCGATCCCGACACCATCATGGGGTCCTTCGCCGCCGACCAGGTGATCAGCCCGGATGACCTGTTCCAGCAGGCAGTCCGGGAAGCGATCCACACCGCTGCTACCGGCAAGATCGTGACCATCGGCATCAAGCCCACCCACCCGTCCACCGGCTTTGGCTACATCCGTTCCGGCAAGGCGCTGCACATCGACGGCGCGCCCAGCGCCCACGACGTTGTGGAGTTCGTGGAAAAGCCGGACGAGATTGTGGCGCAGCAGTACGTGGACAGCGGAGACTATGTCTGGAATGCCGGCATGTTCGTGGCGCCCGTGTCGCTGATGCTCAAGCACCTCGAAGCCAACCAGCCCGAACTCTTCCAGGGCCTCCAGGAAATCGCCCGGGCCTGGGATACACCCCAGCGCGACGAGGTAACGGCCCGGATTTGGCCCACCCTGCCCAAGATCGCCATTGACTACGCCGTGGCCGAGCCCGCCGCCGAAGCCGGGGACGTCGCCGTCGTGCCCGGTACTTTCCGCTGGGACGACGTTGGCGACTTCGCCTCGGTTGGGCGCCTCAACAGCGCCAAGGAAGTGGATGACGTCACTGTCCTTGGCGAAGGCGCCCGCGTGTTCACCGAGAACTCCAGCGGCGTTGTTGTCACCGACACCAAGCGCGTCATCGCGCTGATCGGCATCCAGGATGTTGTCATCGTGGACACGCCGGACGCCCTCCTGGTGACCACCATGGCCAATTCCCAGCGCGTGAAGGCTGCCGTGGATGCGCTCAAGGCGAGCGGGGACACGGACGTTCTCTGA
- a CDS encoding ABC transporter ATP-binding protein, which translates to MKLELKGITKRFGSLVANDHIDLVVEPGQVHCLLGENGAGKSTLMNVLYGLYDPTEGEILVDGKPVVFKDPGEAMAAGIGMVHQHFMLIPVFSVAENVALGNETTKAAGLLNLEATREKIRRISDQYGFDVDPDAMVEDLPVGVQQRVEIIKALVRDAEVLILDEPTAVLTPQETDELLDIIRQLKRDGKSIVFISHKLREVKAISDTITVIRRGKVVGQADPTASPTELASAMVGRTVSLTLDKAPAKTGEVTFKVRNLTVTDHNGQHVVDDLSFDIAKGEVLAIAGVQGNGQTELTEAILGVQPHVAGSITLDGEELLGKSVKHVLGAGVGFVPEDRTLDGLVGTFTISENMVLDLYDKAPFARGVSMKPGVIAENAARKVEEFDVRTPSVSAAVGTLSGGNQQKVVLARELSRPLRLFIASQPTRGLDVGSIEFVHKRVIAERDHGTPVMIVSTELDEVLQLADRIAVLYRGRLVGIVPATTSRDVLGLMMAGVPAAEAEVNASAHASGATAGATVSEPAGHEGETHV; encoded by the coding sequence TTGAAACTCGAACTGAAGGGGATCACGAAGCGATTCGGGTCCCTGGTAGCCAATGACCACATCGATTTGGTCGTCGAACCGGGGCAGGTGCACTGCCTCCTGGGCGAGAACGGCGCAGGGAAATCCACCCTGATGAACGTGCTTTACGGCCTGTACGATCCGACCGAAGGCGAAATCCTGGTCGATGGCAAGCCCGTCGTCTTCAAAGACCCCGGCGAGGCCATGGCGGCCGGCATTGGAATGGTCCATCAGCACTTCATGCTCATCCCGGTCTTCAGCGTGGCCGAGAACGTGGCGCTGGGCAATGAGACCACTAAAGCTGCCGGCCTCCTCAATCTGGAAGCCACGCGCGAGAAGATCCGCCGCATCTCGGACCAGTACGGGTTCGACGTCGACCCCGACGCCATGGTGGAGGACCTGCCCGTCGGGGTCCAGCAGCGGGTCGAGATCATCAAGGCACTGGTTCGCGACGCCGAGGTGCTCATCCTCGACGAACCAACCGCCGTGTTGACGCCGCAGGAGACCGATGAACTCTTGGACATCATCCGGCAGCTGAAGCGCGACGGTAAGTCGATTGTCTTCATCTCCCACAAACTGCGTGAAGTCAAAGCCATCTCGGACACCATCACGGTCATCCGCCGCGGCAAGGTAGTGGGTCAGGCGGATCCCACCGCTTCCCCCACCGAACTGGCGTCCGCCATGGTGGGCCGCACCGTGAGCCTGACACTCGACAAGGCACCGGCGAAGACCGGCGAGGTGACCTTCAAGGTCCGCAACCTGACCGTGACGGACCACAACGGCCAGCACGTGGTCGATGACCTGTCATTCGACATCGCCAAGGGCGAAGTGCTCGCCATCGCGGGTGTGCAGGGCAACGGCCAAACGGAGCTGACCGAGGCGATCCTTGGCGTGCAGCCGCACGTGGCCGGGTCCATCACGCTCGACGGCGAGGAGCTGCTGGGCAAGAGTGTCAAGCATGTCCTGGGTGCGGGCGTGGGCTTCGTCCCCGAGGACCGCACCCTTGACGGCCTGGTGGGAACATTCACCATCTCCGAGAACATGGTCCTGGACCTCTACGACAAGGCACCCTTCGCCCGTGGCGTGAGCATGAAACCGGGCGTTATCGCGGAGAACGCCGCCAGGAAAGTCGAGGAATTCGACGTCCGCACACCTTCCGTATCCGCCGCGGTGGGCACCCTCTCCGGCGGCAACCAGCAGAAGGTTGTCCTGGCCCGTGAGCTTTCCCGGCCACTCCGCTTGTTTATCGCCTCCCAGCCCACGCGTGGGCTGGACGTCGGCTCGATCGAATTCGTCCATAAGCGGGTCATCGCTGAACGCGACCACGGAACGCCGGTCATGATCGTGTCCACGGAACTTGACGAAGTGCTTCAGCTGGCAGACCGGATCGCGGTGCTCTACCGCGGCCGGCTGGTGGGGATCGTACCCGCCACGACGTCCCGCGACGTCCTGGGCCTGATGATGGCCGGTGTCCCGGCCGCAGAAGCCGAAGTCAACGCTTCCGCCCATGCTTCCGGCGCAACGGCCGGAGCGACGGTATCGGAGCCTGCCGGCCACGAAGGAGAAACCCATGTCTGA
- a CDS encoding organic hydroperoxide resistance protein codes for MKTLYTAEALASGEGRDGTARSNDGKLAVDLASPAELGGSGQGTNPEQLFAAGYAACFHSALRLVGRKAGADLTDSAVAAKIHLGQLDGGAGFGLAAELEIALPALDLATAEDLVAKAHQVCPYSNATRGNINVDLKILEYAA; via the coding sequence GTGAAGACCCTTTATACCGCCGAGGCGCTGGCTTCAGGCGAAGGCCGTGACGGCACCGCACGCAGCAATGACGGCAAACTGGCCGTGGACCTTGCCAGCCCCGCCGAACTCGGCGGCAGCGGACAGGGCACCAACCCCGAACAGCTCTTTGCCGCCGGCTATGCCGCCTGCTTCCATTCCGCACTGCGGCTGGTTGGCCGCAAGGCGGGCGCAGACCTCACCGACTCGGCCGTAGCGGCAAAAATCCACCTTGGGCAACTGGACGGCGGCGCCGGCTTTGGGCTGGCCGCCGAGCTGGAAATCGCCCTCCCCGCGCTGGACTTGGCCACCGCGGAAGACCTGGTGGCCAAGGCGCACCAGGTCTGCCCCTATTCGAATGCCACCCGCGGCAACATCAATGTCGACCTCAAGATTCTGGAGTACGCAGCATGA
- a CDS encoding MarR family winged helix-turn-helix transcriptional regulator, protein MTEAPRLDRQVCFALYSASRAATAVYRPVLDELGLTYPQYLVMLVLWESEPRGVKELGGELGLDSGTLSPLLKRLESLGFVERRRSGEDERRVAIHLTPAGRSLSEPARAIPQRLADAAGLSLDELEQLRSTLGKLTSALHESL, encoded by the coding sequence ATGACCGAAGCACCCCGCCTGGACCGGCAAGTATGTTTTGCGCTCTATTCGGCATCCCGGGCCGCCACCGCCGTTTACCGGCCGGTGCTGGACGAGCTGGGCCTCACCTATCCGCAGTATCTGGTCATGCTGGTGCTGTGGGAGAGCGAGCCGCGGGGCGTCAAGGAACTTGGTGGGGAACTCGGCCTTGATTCGGGCACGCTGTCGCCCCTCCTCAAGCGCCTGGAGTCACTCGGGTTCGTGGAACGCCGGCGGTCCGGCGAGGACGAACGACGGGTCGCGATCCACCTCACGCCGGCCGGGCGGAGCCTCAGCGAACCTGCCCGGGCCATCCCGCAGCGGTTGGCAGACGCTGCCGGGCTCTCCCTGGACGAACTGGAACAGCTCCGCTCCACCCTGGGCAAGCTCACCTCCGCGCTGCATGAATCCCTCTGA
- the sdhC gene encoding succinate dehydrogenase, cytochrome b556 subunit translates to MPTKPAGTLYRGREGMWSWVGHRITGVVIFFFLLVHVLDTSLVRVSPEAYTAVIGAYKNPLMALGETGLVAAIVFHAFNGLRIIAVDFWKKGAKYQRQMLWAVLALWVVTMLAFSIRHLSLALGGH, encoded by the coding sequence GTGCCGACAAAACCAGCTGGCACCTTGTACCGCGGCCGTGAAGGCATGTGGTCCTGGGTAGGACACCGTATTACCGGTGTAGTGATCTTTTTCTTCTTGTTGGTCCACGTCCTGGACACCTCCTTGGTGCGTGTGTCACCGGAGGCCTACACCGCCGTGATCGGCGCCTACAAGAATCCGCTGATGGCGCTGGGTGAGACCGGCCTTGTTGCCGCCATCGTCTTCCACGCCTTCAACGGCCTGCGGATCATCGCGGTCGACTTCTGGAAGAAGGGCGCCAAGTACCAGCGGCAGATGCTGTGGGCAGTCCTGGCCCTTTGGGTTGTGACCATGCTTGCCTTCTCCATCCGCCACCTGTCCCTCGCCCTCGGAGGTCACTAA
- a CDS encoding amidohydrolase translates to MRNYTTEAEPTALVAPWLEPLLPDLIEFRRDLHAHPELSFKEFRTTDKLAERLEAAGLSPRRLEGTGLTVDVGEGPIATALRGDIDALPIIEETGLPFASKNHGVTHACGHDVHTTTMLGIALVLQRMHQESPLGATVRIIFQPAEETMPGGAHACIEQGVLDGVPRILALHCDPRIEVGKVGTRIGAITSASDTIRIELSGRGGHTSRPHLTEDLVFALAQIAVNVPAVLSRRVDVRSGVSVVWGQITAGSAPNAIPGSGYMAGTMRCLDRDAWHAAGELLDEVVHQVAAPYGVDVHLEHTRGVPPVVNSEHETAIIEAAARAEIGESAVVLTPQSMGGEDFAWFLAELPGAMMRLGTKTPGGEDYDLHRGDYILDERSLGLGIRVLTAAALRTIRDLEPAPLS, encoded by the coding sequence GTGCGCAATTACACTACTGAAGCCGAGCCCACCGCCCTGGTGGCCCCCTGGCTCGAACCGCTCCTGCCGGACCTGATCGAATTCCGCCGGGACCTGCATGCGCACCCGGAACTGTCCTTCAAGGAGTTCCGCACCACCGACAAGCTCGCCGAACGGCTCGAAGCCGCAGGGCTGAGCCCGCGCCGCCTGGAGGGCACCGGCCTGACGGTGGACGTGGGCGAGGGACCCATCGCCACAGCACTGCGCGGCGACATCGATGCCTTGCCCATCATCGAGGAGACGGGCCTGCCCTTCGCTTCGAAGAACCATGGTGTCACGCACGCCTGCGGCCACGACGTGCACACCACCACCATGCTGGGCATTGCCCTGGTTTTGCAGCGCATGCACCAGGAATCGCCCCTTGGCGCCACCGTCCGGATCATCTTCCAGCCCGCCGAGGAAACCATGCCCGGCGGCGCGCACGCGTGCATTGAGCAGGGCGTGCTGGACGGCGTCCCCCGGATCCTCGCGCTGCACTGCGACCCCCGCATCGAAGTGGGAAAGGTGGGTACCCGGATCGGGGCCATCACGTCCGCGTCGGACACCATTCGGATCGAGCTGTCCGGGCGCGGCGGCCACACGTCCCGGCCGCACCTCACCGAGGACCTGGTGTTCGCGCTGGCGCAGATCGCCGTCAACGTTCCGGCCGTCCTGTCCCGCCGGGTGGACGTCCGCAGCGGGGTCTCCGTGGTGTGGGGCCAGATCACCGCCGGATCGGCGCCCAACGCCATTCCCGGCTCGGGCTACATGGCCGGAACCATGCGCTGCCTGGACCGGGACGCCTGGCATGCCGCCGGTGAACTGCTGGACGAAGTGGTGCATCAGGTGGCCGCGCCCTACGGCGTGGACGTCCACCTGGAACACACCAGGGGAGTGCCGCCCGTGGTCAACTCCGAACACGAGACAGCCATCATCGAAGCGGCCGCCCGTGCTGAAATCGGCGAGAGCGCCGTGGTCCTGACACCCCAGTCCATGGGCGGCGAGGACTTTGCCTGGTTCCTCGCTGAACTTCCCGGTGCCATGATGCGCCTTGGCACCAAAACGCCCGGCGGCGAGGATTACGACCTGCACCGCGGCGACTACATCCTGGACGAGCGCTCTTTGGGCCTCGGCATCAGGGTGCTCACCGCGGCAGCCCTGCGCACCATCCGCGACCTGGAGCCGGCACCCCTTTCCTAG
- a CDS encoding NADP-dependent oxidoreductase, with protein sequence MSTALATTTREIRLASRPVGRPSGDNFELAESPLPALEDGQILVRNLFMSVDPYMRGRMNDVKSYSAPFAVGKALDGGAVGEVVASRSSAHQEGDVVVHSLGWREYAVVDGSAATPARTDLAPASAFLGALGMTGLTAYSGLLKVADFKPGDAVFVSGAAGAVGSLVGQIAKAMGASRVIGSAGSPAKVARLLELGFDAAFDYHEGPVVEQLAKAAGPAGIDVYFDNVGGEHLEAALSVLNVGGRVAMCGAIAQYNSTEPTPAPHNLMQAIGKQLTLRGFLVGGQRQHAAEFAEKMAGWLADGTVRYDETIVDGLENAPQAFMDLLDGANTGKMLVRL encoded by the coding sequence ATGAGCACAGCCCTCGCAACCACTACCCGGGAAATCCGGCTCGCGTCCCGCCCCGTGGGGCGCCCTTCCGGTGACAACTTCGAACTCGCAGAGTCGCCGCTGCCCGCGCTCGAAGACGGCCAGATCCTGGTGCGCAACCTCTTCATGTCCGTGGACCCCTACATGCGGGGCCGCATGAACGACGTCAAGTCCTACTCCGCGCCCTTCGCCGTGGGCAAAGCGCTCGACGGCGGCGCAGTAGGTGAGGTGGTCGCATCCCGTTCGTCGGCACACCAGGAGGGCGACGTCGTCGTCCATTCCCTGGGCTGGCGGGAGTATGCGGTGGTGGACGGCAGCGCCGCAACCCCGGCCCGCACCGACCTGGCCCCGGCTTCCGCCTTCCTTGGTGCCCTGGGAATGACCGGGCTGACCGCCTATTCCGGCCTCTTGAAGGTCGCTGACTTCAAGCCGGGGGACGCGGTGTTCGTCTCCGGTGCCGCCGGCGCGGTGGGTTCCCTGGTGGGCCAGATCGCCAAGGCGATGGGCGCTTCACGGGTCATCGGCTCGGCCGGTTCGCCTGCCAAGGTGGCGCGCCTCCTGGAGCTCGGCTTCGACGCCGCGTTCGACTATCACGAAGGTCCGGTCGTGGAGCAGCTGGCGAAGGCGGCGGGCCCGGCCGGCATCGACGTCTACTTCGACAACGTTGGCGGGGAACACCTGGAGGCCGCCCTGTCAGTCCTCAACGTTGGCGGCCGGGTGGCGATGTGCGGCGCAATCGCGCAGTACAACTCCACCGAACCGACTCCGGCGCCCCACAACCTGATGCAGGCCATCGGCAAGCAACTGACGCTCCGCGGCTTCCTGGTAGGCGGTCAGCGGCAGCACGCGGCGGAGTTCGCGGAAAAGATGGCAGGCTGGCTCGCGGACGGGACCGTGCGGTACGACGAGACAATCGTGGACGGCCTGGAGAACGCGCCGCAGGCCTTTATGGACCTCCTGGACGGGGCAAACACCGGCAAGATGCTGGTCCGGTTGTAG
- a CDS encoding succinate dehydrogenase hydrophobic membrane anchor subunit, which produces MTATIESPRSGRVAPQYRRSGGSKGNFEMIAWLFMRLSGVVLVVLIFGHLFVNLMVGEGIHAIDFGFVAGKWADPFWQFWDLAMLWLAMLHGSNGVRTIINDYAEKTSTRRWLKTVLYAAAVVIILLGTLVIFTFNPCPVVNGVALPGGFCPA; this is translated from the coding sequence ATGACTGCAACGATCGAGAGCCCCCGCAGCGGCCGGGTCGCTCCCCAGTACCGCCGCAGCGGTGGTTCCAAGGGCAACTTCGAGATGATCGCCTGGCTGTTCATGCGCCTTTCCGGCGTGGTGCTGGTGGTGCTGATCTTCGGCCACCTGTTCGTGAACCTCATGGTCGGCGAGGGCATCCACGCCATCGACTTCGGCTTCGTGGCCGGCAAGTGGGCGGATCCGTTCTGGCAGTTCTGGGACCTGGCCATGCTCTGGCTGGCCATGCTGCACGGCAGCAACGGCGTCCGGACCATCATCAACGACTACGCCGAGAAGACATCCACCCGGCGCTGGCTGAAGACCGTTCTTTACGCGGCCGCAGTGGTCATCATCCTCCTGGGCACCCTGGTGATCTTCACCTTCAACCCGTGCCCCGTGGTGAACGGCGTCGCCCTTCCGGGTGGTTTCTGCCCTGCCTAG
- the sdhA gene encoding succinate dehydrogenase flavoprotein subunit — protein MQVHKYDVVIVGAGGAGMRAAIESGQRARTAVLTKLYPTRSHTGAAQGGMCAALANVEEDNWEWHTFDTVKGGDYLVDQDAAEVMAKEAIDAVLDLEKMGLPFNRTPEGRIDQRRFGGHTRDHGKAPVRRACYAADRTGHMILQTLYQNCVKHNVEFYNEYYVLDLLTVEEDAVREDGTPYKQKRVAGVVSYDLASGELHVFQAKSVVFASGGAGKVFKTTSNAHTLTGDGMGIAFRRGIPLEDMEFFQFHPTGLAGLGILLSEAARGEGAILRNSEGERFMERYAPTIKDLAPRDIVARSMANEVREGRGCGPNKDYVLLDLTHLEPAHIDAKLPDITEFARTYLGVEPYTEPVPVFPTAHYAMGGIPTNISAEVLQDNDTVVPGLYAAGEVACVSVHGSNRLGTNSLLDINVFGKRAGIAAAEYAKTAEFVELPENPLGYTTELLDIARNGTGDEKVAQIRKELQDTMDANMQVFRTADTLNQVLRDIASFEERYKRINVQDKGKRFNLDLLEAVELGFLLELAKVMTVAALHREESRGGHFREDFPERDDEKFMKHSMAYKDDHAPADGSAESIAGIRLATKPVVFTRYEPMVRKY, from the coding sequence ATGCAGGTCCATAAGTACGACGTCGTCATCGTCGGTGCCGGTGGCGCTGGCATGCGCGCCGCGATCGAATCCGGTCAGCGCGCGCGCACAGCAGTACTGACCAAGCTCTACCCCACCCGCTCGCACACGGGTGCGGCGCAGGGTGGCATGTGTGCAGCCCTTGCCAATGTCGAGGAAGACAACTGGGAATGGCACACGTTCGACACCGTCAAGGGCGGCGACTACCTGGTTGACCAGGACGCTGCCGAGGTCATGGCGAAGGAAGCCATCGACGCCGTGCTGGACCTGGAAAAGATGGGCCTGCCCTTCAACCGCACGCCCGAAGGCCGCATCGACCAGCGCCGGTTCGGCGGCCACACCCGCGACCACGGCAAGGCTCCGGTCCGCCGCGCATGCTACGCCGCCGACCGCACCGGCCACATGATCCTGCAGACCCTGTACCAGAACTGCGTCAAGCACAACGTCGAGTTCTACAACGAGTACTACGTGCTGGACCTGCTGACGGTTGAAGAGGACGCTGTCCGCGAAGACGGCACCCCTTACAAGCAAAAGCGCGTAGCCGGCGTCGTCTCCTACGACCTCGCCTCCGGTGAACTGCACGTTTTCCAGGCCAAGTCCGTGGTGTTCGCCTCCGGTGGCGCCGGCAAGGTCTTCAAGACCACGTCCAACGCCCACACCCTGACCGGCGACGGCATGGGCATCGCGTTCCGCCGCGGCATCCCCCTGGAAGACATGGAGTTCTTCCAGTTCCACCCGACAGGCCTTGCCGGACTGGGCATCCTGCTCTCCGAGGCCGCCCGCGGTGAAGGCGCAATCCTCCGCAACTCCGAGGGTGAACGCTTCATGGAGCGTTACGCCCCCACCATCAAGGACCTGGCGCCGCGTGACATCGTGGCCCGCTCCATGGCCAACGAGGTCCGCGAAGGCCGCGGCTGCGGCCCGAACAAGGACTACGTCCTGCTGGACCTGACCCACCTGGAGCCGGCCCACATCGACGCCAAGCTCCCGGACATCACCGAGTTCGCCCGCACCTACCTGGGTGTGGAACCGTACACGGAGCCCGTGCCGGTGTTCCCCACCGCGCACTACGCCATGGGTGGCATTCCCACCAACATCAGCGCCGAGGTCCTGCAGGACAACGACACCGTGGTCCCGGGCCTCTACGCCGCCGGTGAAGTGGCCTGCGTGTCCGTCCACGGCTCCAACCGCCTGGGCACCAACTCGCTGCTGGACATCAACGTCTTCGGCAAGCGTGCGGGCATCGCCGCCGCGGAGTACGCCAAGACCGCCGAGTTCGTGGAACTGCCGGAGAACCCGCTGGGCTACACCACCGAACTGCTGGACATTGCCCGCAACGGCACCGGCGACGAAAAGGTGGCCCAGATCCGCAAGGAACTGCAGGACACCATGGATGCCAACATGCAGGTGTTCCGGACGGCGGACACCCTGAACCAGGTGCTGCGCGACATCGCATCCTTCGAGGAGCGCTACAAGCGCATCAACGTCCAGGACAAGGGCAAGCGCTTCAACCTGGACCTGCTCGAGGCCGTTGAACTCGGCTTCCTGCTGGAACTGGCCAAGGTGATGACCGTGGCCGCCCTGCACCGCGAGGAATCCCGCGGCGGACACTTCCGCGAGGACTTCCCCGAGCGTGACGACGAGAAATTCATGAAGCACTCCATGGCGTACAAGGATGACCATGCGCCGGCTGACGGATCGGCGGAATCAATCGCCGGTATCCGGCTGGCCACCAAGCCGGTTGTCTTTACCCGCTACGAGCCGATGGTGAGGAAGTACTAA
- a CDS encoding BMP family protein has product MKKSLRAGFKRGSMAGVATLGASALLLTGCGAAPSASGPSGSATASDYTACMVSDSGGFDDKSFNQSGYEGLQGAVKDLGIQEKHVQSKADTDYDPNLRSMVQQGCKLTVTVGFLLGDATKSIATANPNSHFAIIDYNDPAFPKNVKPIVYDTAQAAFLAGYLAAGTSKTGKVATFGGINIPTVTIFMDGFADGVKYYNEKKGKSVQLIGWDKDKQDGTFVGDFKQVDKGKVLTQGFLDQGADIVLPVAGPVGGGAGSAILDAKSKGKDAKLIWVDSDGYLTAPDYKSVILSSVQKTMSTAVETVIKDDKDGKFDASPYIGTLANGGVALAPFHDLDSAVPADLKSELDKLKNDIISGTVKVESKSSPTK; this is encoded by the coding sequence TTGAAGAAATCACTGCGTGCCGGCTTCAAGCGCGGTTCAATGGCCGGTGTGGCCACCCTCGGTGCGTCCGCCTTGCTGCTGACCGGCTGCGGGGCCGCCCCGTCCGCGTCCGGCCCCTCGGGTTCAGCCACCGCCTCGGACTACACCGCCTGCATGGTGTCCGACTCCGGCGGATTCGACGACAAGTCGTTCAACCAGTCCGGCTACGAGGGACTGCAGGGCGCCGTCAAGGACCTCGGCATCCAGGAGAAGCACGTCCAGTCCAAGGCTGACACCGACTACGACCCCAACCTCCGCTCCATGGTCCAGCAGGGCTGCAAGCTGACTGTGACCGTCGGCTTCCTGCTCGGCGACGCCACCAAGTCCATCGCAACGGCCAACCCGAACAGCCACTTCGCGATCATCGACTACAACGACCCCGCATTCCCCAAGAACGTCAAGCCGATCGTCTACGACACGGCCCAGGCCGCATTCCTGGCCGGCTACCTGGCAGCAGGCACCTCCAAGACCGGTAAGGTCGCAACCTTCGGCGGCATCAACATCCCCACCGTCACCATCTTCATGGACGGTTTTGCCGACGGCGTGAAGTACTACAACGAGAAGAAGGGCAAGAGCGTCCAGCTCATCGGCTGGGACAAGGACAAGCAGGACGGCACGTTCGTCGGCGACTTCAAGCAGGTGGACAAGGGCAAGGTCCTGACCCAGGGCTTCCTTGACCAGGGCGCAGACATCGTCCTTCCCGTGGCCGGACCCGTCGGCGGCGGCGCGGGCAGCGCGATCCTCGACGCCAAGTCCAAGGGCAAGGACGCCAAGCTCATCTGGGTTGACTCCGACGGTTACCTGACGGCCCCGGACTACAAGTCAGTGATCCTTTCCTCCGTCCAGAAGACCATGTCCACCGCTGTGGAGACGGTCATCAAGGACGACAAAGACGGCAAGTTCGACGCCTCGCCGTACATTGGAACCCTTGCGAACGGCGGCGTGGCCCTGGCTCCGTTCCATGATCTCGATTCCGCCGTACCGGCAGACCTGAAGAGCGAACTGGACAAGCTCAAGAATGACATCATCTCCGGAACCGTTAAGGTCGAGTCGAAGTCCAGCCCCACCAAGTAA